A genome region from Bacteroides stercoris ATCC 43183 includes the following:
- a CDS encoding RecQ family ATP-dependent DNA helicase, with the protein MPIWSRLINIRYAIVDVEVGLKNHKIHDIGALRHDGATYHKASKKELFEFLSGTDYICGHNIIHHDAKYLFTDKTCQWILVDTLYLSPLLFPERPYHKLVKDDKLISDQMNNPVNDCEKAKALLLDEIARWHSLPDAKRRLFASLLKDRKEFEGFLSMVGAVYTNKGISELISNLYVNKICQHAELDMLIKQYPCELAYALALIDTIDHHSITPGWVLYNYPKVEFVIKLLRHNRCNEGCVYCNTQLDVLHNLKIFFGYEQFRTYEGEALQEQAVQAAVKGKSLLAIFPTGGGKSLTFQLPALMSGHSVHGLTVVISPLQSLMKDQVDNLADRGITDAVTINGLLDPITRALSIQRVQNGEASLLYIAPEMLRSKTIEKILMARHVVRFVIDEAHCFSSWGQDFRVDYLYIGKFIRKYQQKKGCKEPIPVSCFTATAKQKVVQDIRDYFKQTLNLNLELYASTASRTNLRYSVIHAETDDDKYLKLRRLIAESDSPTIVYVSRTKRTKELAVKLTRDGYKALPFNGKMESEEKIANQDAFMNDQVRIIVATSAFGMGVDKKDVGLVVHYDISDSLENYVQEAGRAGRDPKLSARCYVLYSDNDLDKHFILLNQTKLSISEIQQVWKAIKDLTRQRMRVNCSALEIARQAGWDDSVSDIETRVRTALATLEQSGYLIRGNNVPHVYATGITVKNIDEARMRISASLLFGSDEIEKAVRIIKSLISQKYITKAQDSEAESRIDYLADILGISKKEIISVVERMRQEGILADSKDISAYLQDTGDSERKSQALLERFAKLERYILNHIPDESLQTSYKQLNDNATNSGINTSKEKDIRTLLYFLCVKGYVKKEEDASHNITISRQTDFDSTIKQFEKRLEISRFTIEWLYKLVADTEKECSQNKTVQFSVVELLNQIKSNPQSLFSEPDKLQLEDVEEALLYLSKIGALKLEGGFLILYNAMNIQRIKDNKSRYKQDDYRMLNEFYKQKIQQVHIVGEYANLMVKDYNAALQYVQDYFQMDYKKFVAKYFKGERVSEIQRNLTPQKYKQLFGQLSKRQMEIISDKESRCIVVAAGPGSGKTRVLVHKLASLLLLEDVKHEQLLMLTFSRAAATEFKQRLMELIGNATHFIEIKTFHSYCFDLLGRIGNLEDAKDIVSKAAKMINQGEVEPTKIGKTVLVIDEAQDMGKEEYDLVNALIANNEEMRVIAVGDDDQNIYEFRGSNSQYMYRLTQNPESKFIEMTENYRSTHHLVNFANEFAKNIGKRMKSTPIISMRKENGWVGVTYHQSKYMYQPLVEELLHQRGSGTSCVLTQTNEEAVILTALLRKHAINSKLIQSMDGFLFWNMAEMRYFLRYIEKRIKTPLIPEELWEKAKHVTYTTYEKSKSLTYVKRCIELFEQTYKVKYHSDFKEFVFESSVEDFCDISGTDVVVSTIHKAKGREFDNVYMLISDNYSKDDHLMRRYYVGMTRAKNQLFIHTNGNCFNHISADRHCIDRKEYAMPEEIVLQLSHKDVFLKFFKGRKQEILALRSGDSLIYKDSVLYTASTNKAVAKLSQNMQATMCEWEKKGYKVRAAYVRFIVAWKSKDSPKDEPETAVLLADLLLSL; encoded by the coding sequence ATGCCAATATGGAGTAGACTCATAAACATCAGATATGCCATAGTAGATGTCGAAGTCGGCTTGAAAAATCATAAAATCCATGATATCGGAGCACTCCGCCATGATGGTGCTACATACCACAAAGCTTCAAAAAAGGAGTTATTTGAATTTCTCAGCGGCACGGATTATATATGCGGACATAACATCATTCACCATGATGCCAAATATCTATTCACAGACAAAACATGCCAATGGATTTTGGTCGACACGCTTTATTTATCTCCTTTGCTGTTTCCGGAACGTCCTTACCATAAACTTGTGAAAGATGACAAACTGATAAGTGATCAGATGAATAATCCGGTAAATGATTGCGAAAAAGCAAAAGCACTGCTATTGGATGAGATAGCACGCTGGCATTCGTTACCAGATGCAAAGCGCCGGTTATTTGCATCTTTATTAAAGGATAGGAAAGAGTTCGAAGGTTTTCTCAGTATGGTAGGTGCTGTATATACCAACAAAGGAATATCCGAACTGATCAGCAACCTCTATGTGAATAAAATATGCCAGCATGCAGAGCTTGACATGCTTATCAAACAATATCCGTGCGAACTGGCATACGCATTAGCCCTGATTGACACAATCGACCATCATTCCATTACTCCGGGATGGGTACTTTACAATTATCCCAAAGTGGAATTTGTTATAAAACTTCTACGACACAACAGATGCAACGAAGGTTGTGTTTACTGCAACACCCAACTGGATGTACTACATAACTTAAAAATATTTTTTGGATACGAACAATTCCGCACCTATGAGGGTGAGGCTCTTCAAGAACAAGCCGTTCAAGCAGCGGTAAAAGGCAAATCGTTACTGGCAATATTCCCTACTGGCGGTGGAAAATCGCTGACTTTTCAGCTACCGGCACTCATGTCCGGTCATTCGGTACATGGTCTTACGGTCGTTATCTCACCATTGCAGTCACTGATGAAAGACCAGGTAGATAATCTTGCCGACCGGGGAATTACTGATGCTGTAACCATTAATGGCCTATTAGACCCTATTACACGGGCACTATCAATACAAAGAGTACAAAATGGGGAAGCTTCCCTCTTATATATAGCCCCCGAAATGCTTCGTTCAAAAACCATTGAGAAAATTCTGATGGCGCGCCATGTAGTAAGATTTGTGATAGATGAAGCACATTGTTTCTCTTCATGGGGACAGGATTTTAGAGTCGACTACCTTTATATTGGGAAATTCATCAGAAAATATCAACAGAAAAAAGGATGCAAAGAACCAATACCTGTGTCTTGTTTCACTGCCACAGCCAAACAGAAAGTTGTGCAAGACATTCGCGATTATTTCAAACAGACATTAAATTTAAATCTGGAATTGTATGCATCAACAGCCTCAAGAACAAACCTTCGCTATTCTGTCATACACGCTGAAACTGATGATGATAAATATTTAAAATTAAGGAGACTTATAGCTGAGTCCGATAGCCCTACCATTGTTTACGTATCGCGCACTAAACGTACTAAAGAACTTGCTGTAAAACTGACTCGTGACGGTTATAAAGCATTACCTTTCAACGGTAAGATGGAGTCAGAAGAAAAGATTGCCAACCAAGATGCATTTATGAACGACCAAGTACGCATCATTGTAGCAACATCAGCCTTCGGTATGGGAGTCGATAAAAAAGATGTCGGACTTGTAGTACATTATGACATATCCGATTCATTGGAAAACTATGTTCAGGAAGCAGGAAGAGCCGGTCGCGACCCTAAACTCAGCGCACGTTGTTATGTACTTTACAGCGACAATGACTTGGACAAGCATTTTATACTGCTGAATCAAACCAAATTAAGTATCAGCGAAATACAACAAGTATGGAAGGCCATAAAGGACCTTACCAGACAACGTATGAGAGTCAATTGTTCTGCATTGGAAATAGCACGGCAGGCAGGTTGGGACGACTCCGTATCCGATATTGAAACCCGTGTTCGGACGGCATTGGCTACTTTGGAACAAAGCGGATACCTGATAAGAGGAAATAACGTACCCCATGTGTATGCTACGGGTATCACAGTAAAAAATATAGATGAAGCAAGAATGCGTATATCGGCATCATTGTTATTTGGCAGTGATGAAATAGAAAAGGCCGTTCGAATCATCAAATCACTGATTTCACAGAAATATATTACCAAAGCTCAAGACTCAGAGGCTGAATCACGAATTGATTATCTGGCAGATATATTAGGAATCAGTAAAAAAGAAATAATATCTGTTGTAGAGCGCATGCGTCAAGAAGGCATATTGGCAGATAGCAAAGATATATCCGCTTATCTACAGGATACCGGAGACTCGGAACGAAAATCGCAGGCTCTCCTCGAACGCTTTGCAAAACTCGAACGATATATTCTTAACCACATTCCTGACGAATCTTTACAAACATCATATAAGCAACTAAATGATAATGCCACAAACAGCGGAATCAATACATCCAAAGAAAAGGATATTCGGACATTGCTCTATTTCCTCTGTGTCAAAGGATACGTCAAAAAAGAAGAAGACGCTTCCCATAATATAACAATCAGTCGCCAGACAGATTTCGATTCAACCATCAAACAGTTTGAAAAACGACTGGAAATAAGCCGTTTCACCATAGAATGGCTATACAAGTTAGTTGCCGATACGGAAAAAGAATGCTCACAAAACAAAACAGTCCAATTTTCCGTAGTAGAACTTCTAAATCAAATAAAGTCAAATCCCCAATCTCTTTTTAGCGAACCCGACAAACTACAGTTGGAAGATGTGGAAGAAGCCCTTCTTTATCTATCAAAAATCGGAGCATTAAAGCTTGAAGGCGGTTTCCTTATTCTTTATAATGCTATGAATATTCAAAGAATAAAGGATAACAAATCAAGATATAAACAAGACGACTACCGGATGCTTAACGAATTCTACAAGCAAAAAATCCAGCAAGTACATATTGTAGGGGAATACGCCAATTTGATGGTAAAGGATTATAATGCAGCATTGCAGTATGTCCAAGACTACTTCCAGATGGACTACAAAAAGTTTGTCGCAAAATATTTTAAAGGAGAAAGAGTAAGTGAAATACAGCGCAACCTGACTCCTCAGAAATACAAGCAATTGTTCGGTCAACTATCCAAACGTCAAATGGAAATTATTTCCGACAAGGAATCGCGCTGCATCGTTGTTGCAGCAGGTCCCGGCAGTGGAAAAACACGCGTACTGGTCCATAAACTTGCATCACTCCTATTACTTGAAGATGTAAAGCATGAACAGCTCTTAATGCTGACATTTTCAAGAGCGGCTGCCACGGAATTCAAACAGAGGCTTATGGAGCTGATAGGAAATGCTACCCATTTTATTGAGATAAAAACATTTCATTCCTATTGTTTTGACCTTTTAGGAAGAATAGGAAACCTTGAGGATGCCAAAGACATCGTCTCGAAAGCTGCCAAAATGATTAATCAAGGGGAAGTGGAACCAACCAAGATCGGTAAGACAGTACTTGTCATAGACGAGGCTCAGGACATGGGAAAAGAAGAATACGACCTTGTGAATGCCTTGATAGCCAATAATGAAGAGATGCGTGTTATAGCAGTGGGCGACGATGACCAAAACATTTATGAATTCCGCGGTTCGAATTCCCAATATATGTATCGACTGACACAAAATCCTGAAAGTAAGTTCATTGAGATGACTGAAAATTATCGCAGCACACATCATTTGGTAAATTTTGCCAATGAATTCGCTAAGAATATAGGCAAAAGAATGAAAAGCACCCCAATCATTTCAATGCGAAAAGAGAACGGATGGGTTGGAGTAACATATCATCAATCAAAGTATATGTATCAGCCACTGGTTGAAGAACTGCTTCATCAACGAGGAAGCGGGACCTCATGTGTGCTTACCCAAACAAACGAAGAAGCAGTCATTTTAACGGCTCTTTTGCGAAAGCATGCCATAAACAGCAAATTGATACAATCCATGGACGGCTTCCTTTTCTGGAATATGGCCGAGATGAGATATTTTTTGAGATATATAGAGAAACGGATAAAAACTCCTTTAATTCCGGAAGAGTTATGGGAAAAAGCGAAGCATGTAACCTACACCACTTATGAAAAAAGTAAAAGCTTGACATATGTAAAGCGTTGCATAGAACTATTTGAACAAACCTATAAAGTAAAATACCATAGTGACTTCAAAGAATTTGTATTTGAATCATCAGTAGAAGATTTCTGTGACATTTCGGGGACAGATGTTGTAGTATCAACCATCCATAAAGCCAAAGGAAGAGAATTCGATAATGTGTATATGCTCATATCCGATAATTACTCAAAAGACGACCATCTTATGCGTCGATATTATGTAGGAATGACCCGTGCTAAAAATCAACTGTTTATACATACGAATGGCAACTGCTTCAATCATATAAGCGCTGACAGACATTGTATCGACCGAAAAGAATATGCGATGCCCGAAGAAATAGTTCTGCAACTTTCCCACAAAGATGTCTTTCTGAAATTTTTTAAAGGACGCAAACAAGAGATATTAGCATTAAGAAGCGGAGATTCTCTGATTTACAAGGACTCTGTTTTATATACAGCCTCAACCAATAAAGCGGTAGCAAAATTATCACAGAATATGCAAGCCACAATGTGTGAGTGGGAAAAAAAGGGTTATAAAGTGAGAGCTGCGTATGTCCGATTTATTGTAGCATGGAAATCTAAAGACTCCCCAAAAGATGAACCGGAAACAGCCGTCTTATTAGCAGACTTACTACTTTCATTATAA
- the dnaK gene encoding molecular chaperone DnaK translates to MGKIIGIDLGTTNSCVSVFEGNEPVVIANSEGKRTTPSVVAFVDGGERKIGDPAKRQAITNPTRTVFSIKRFMGENWDQVQKEIARVPYKVVKGDNNTPRVDIDGRLYTPQEISAMILQKMKKTAEDYLGQEVTEAVITVPAYFSDSQRQATKEAGQIAGLEVKRIVNEPTAAALAYGIDKAHKDMKVAVFDLGGGTFDISILEFGGGVFEVLSTNGDTHLGGDDFDQVIIDWLVQEFKNDEGADLTQDPMAMQRLKEAAEKAKIELSSSTSTEINLPYIMPVGGVPKHLVKTLTRAKFEALAHNLIQACLEPCKKAMSDAGLGNSDIDEVILVGGSSRIPAVQKLVEDFFGKVPSKGVNPDEVVAVGAAVQGAVLTDEIKGVVLLDVTPLSMGIETMGGVMTKLIDANTTIPCKKSETFSTAADNQTEVTIHVLQGERPMAAQNKSIGQFNLTGIAPARRGIPQIEVTFDIDANGILKVSAKDKATGKEQAIRIEASSGLSKEEIEKMKAEAEANAEADKKEREKVDKLNQADSMIFTTENQLKELGDKLPADKKAPIEAALQKLKDAHKAQDLAAVDSAMAELNTAFQAASAEMYAQSGAQGGAQAGPDMNAGQQGGAQDNGKHGDNVQDADFEEVK, encoded by the coding sequence ATGGGAAAAATTATTGGTATTGACTTAGGAACAACAAACTCTTGTGTTTCTGTATTCGAAGGAAACGAACCTGTAGTAATTGCAAACAGTGAAGGTAAGCGTACAACTCCTTCAGTAGTGGCATTTGTAGATGGCGGCGAACGTAAGATCGGTGATCCTGCAAAGCGTCAGGCTATCACAAACCCTACAAGAACCGTGTTCTCTATCAAACGTTTCATGGGTGAGAACTGGGATCAGGTTCAGAAAGAAATCGCTCGCGTACCTTATAAAGTGGTAAAAGGTGACAACAATACTCCGCGTGTGGATATTGACGGACGTCTCTATACTCCGCAGGAAATTTCTGCAATGATTCTGCAGAAAATGAAAAAGACCGCTGAGGATTATCTGGGACAAGAAGTAACGGAAGCCGTAATCACCGTTCCGGCTTATTTCTCCGACTCTCAGCGTCAGGCTACGAAGGAAGCCGGTCAGATTGCCGGTCTGGAAGTAAAGCGTATCGTGAACGAACCGACTGCCGCAGCTTTGGCTTATGGTATCGACAAGGCGCATAAGGATATGAAAGTTGCCGTGTTCGACCTCGGTGGCGGTACATTCGATATTTCTATCCTCGAATTCGGTGGCGGTGTGTTCGAAGTATTGTCAACCAACGGTGATACTCACTTGGGTGGTGACGACTTCGACCAGGTAATTATCGACTGGCTGGTTCAAGAGTTCAAGAACGATGAAGGCGCCGACCTGACTCAGGATCCGATGGCTATGCAACGTTTGAAGGAAGCTGCCGAAAAAGCTAAGATTGAATTGTCTTCTTCTACGAGCACGGAAATCAACTTGCCGTACATTATGCCTGTAGGCGGTGTGCCCAAACACTTGGTTAAGACGCTGACCCGTGCCAAATTCGAAGCTTTGGCCCACAACTTGATTCAGGCTTGTCTTGAACCGTGTAAGAAAGCTATGAGCGATGCCGGTTTGGGCAACTCCGATATAGATGAGGTTATCCTTGTAGGTGGTTCTTCACGTATACCGGCTGTACAGAAACTGGTTGAGGATTTCTTCGGTAAAGTGCCTTCCAAGGGTGTAAATCCCGATGAGGTAGTAGCTGTAGGTGCTGCAGTACAAGGTGCCGTATTGACGGACGAAATCAAGGGTGTTGTATTGCTGGATGTTACTCCGCTGTCTATGGGTATCGAAACCATGGGTGGTGTAATGACCAAGCTGATTGACGCCAATACGACTATTCCTTGCAAGAAGAGTGAAACATTCTCTACTGCCGCCGATAACCAGACGGAAGTTACTATCCACGTATTGCAGGGTGAACGTCCGATGGCTGCACAGAACAAGTCAATCGGTCAGTTTAACCTGACAGGTATCGCTCCGGCACGTCGTGGTATTCCTCAGATTGAGGTGACATTCGATATCGATGCCAACGGTATCTTGAAAGTATCTGCCAAAGATAAGGCTACCGGTAAGGAACAGGCTATCCGTATCGAGGCTTCCAGCGGTTTGAGCAAGGAAGAAATCGAAAAGATGAAAGCCGAAGCCGAAGCAAATGCCGAAGCCGATAAGAAAGAACGTGAGAAAGTTGACAAGCTGAACCAGGCTGACTCAATGATTTTCACTACTGAAAATCAGTTGAAGGAACTGGGCGATAAGCTTCCTGCCGACAAGAAAGCTCCGATTGAAGCTGCCTTGCAGAAACTGAAAGATGCTCACAAAGCACAGGATTTAGCTGCTGTTGACTCTGCGATGGCTGAACTGAATACCGCTTTCCAAGCTGCAAGCGCTGAGATGTATGCCCAGAGCGGTGCTCAAGGTGGTGCACAGGCCGGTCCTGATATGAATGCAGGACAGCAAGGCGGTGCTCAGGATAATGGCAAGCATGGGGATAATGTACAGGATGCTGACTTTGAGGAAGTCAAATGA
- a CDS encoding MATE family efflux transporter, producing the protein MEKMRDSIDFKNMDIAALFRKLLLPTVLGMIFSALFVITDGIFVGKGIGSDALAAVNIVAPLWLFSTGIGLMFGVGASVVASIHLSHNKPKTARINITQSIVVSSLLLMCTSTLFCLFAPQVVHLLGSSERLKPLAVEYMCWFVPFSAFTALLNSGMFFLRLDGSPNFAMFCNIVASVLNIILDYLFIFPFGWGMFGAAFASAIGTTVGALMIIIYLSRRNCVLRFYPVKFSRNSMKLMKRNVGYMCRLGSSAFLCEVAIACMMFVGNLVFIHYLKEDGVAAFSIACYFFPIIFMVYNAIAQSAQPIISFNYGLNETLRVRKTYLLALKTAVGCGICFALITIFCSREIVAMFIDRSYPAYDIAVKGLPLYASGFVFFAINIVSIGYFQSVERAKYATVITLLRGFILLTLCFYGLPLLLGKPGIWLATPLAELLTTLFILIIYMGRKRNGKENSISLQHGNHAKEILQEV; encoded by the coding sequence ATGGAAAAGATGAGAGACAGTATTGACTTCAAGAACATGGACATTGCGGCATTATTCCGCAAATTACTGCTCCCAACCGTACTGGGAATGATATTTTCCGCATTGTTCGTCATTACCGACGGTATCTTTGTGGGAAAAGGTATAGGCAGCGATGCCCTTGCCGCCGTCAATATCGTGGCACCGCTATGGTTGTTCTCCACCGGCATCGGCCTGATGTTCGGCGTAGGAGCATCCGTGGTGGCTTCCATCCACTTGTCACACAATAAACCCAAAACGGCACGTATCAACATTACGCAATCCATAGTGGTATCCTCCCTGCTGCTGATGTGCACTTCTACCCTATTTTGCCTGTTTGCACCGCAAGTGGTACATCTGTTAGGCAGTTCGGAACGGCTCAAACCTTTGGCTGTAGAATATATGTGCTGGTTTGTACCCTTTTCCGCTTTTACGGCCCTGCTTAATTCGGGCATGTTTTTCCTGCGACTGGACGGTTCGCCCAACTTCGCCATGTTCTGCAATATAGTTGCCTCCGTTCTGAACATCATACTCGATTATCTGTTTATCTTCCCTTTCGGCTGGGGAATGTTCGGTGCGGCCTTCGCAAGCGCCATAGGAACAACGGTAGGAGCGTTAATGATTATCATCTATCTTTCACGGCGCAACTGTGTGCTGCGTTTCTATCCGGTGAAGTTCAGCCGCAACAGCATGAAGCTGATGAAGCGCAATGTAGGGTATATGTGCCGGCTGGGCTCATCTGCCTTTCTGTGTGAAGTGGCTATTGCCTGCATGATGTTTGTAGGCAATCTTGTATTCATCCATTATCTGAAAGAAGACGGTGTGGCGGCCTTCAGCATCGCCTGCTACTTCTTTCCTATCATATTTATGGTATACAATGCCATTGCGCAGTCTGCACAGCCTATTATCAGTTTCAACTATGGGCTTAACGAAACGTTGCGCGTACGCAAGACGTATCTGCTTGCCTTAAAGACAGCCGTTGGCTGCGGGATATGCTTTGCCCTGATTACAATATTTTGCAGCCGGGAGATTGTTGCCATGTTCATAGACCGGAGTTATCCCGCCTATGATATAGCAGTGAAAGGCTTGCCTTTATATGCATCCGGTTTCGTATTCTTTGCAATCAACATAGTTTCCATCGGTTATTTTCAGAGCGTGGAACGCGCCAAGTACGCCACTGTCATCACGCTACTGCGCGGATTTATCTTATTGACACTCTGCTTTTACGGACTTCCGCTACTATTGGGCAAACCGGGAATTTGGCTGGCTACCCCGCTGGCAGAATTATTGACCACTCTTTTCATACTCATTATTTATATGGGCAGGAAAAGAAATGGCAAGGAAAATTCAATATCTTTGCAACATGGAAATCATGCTAAAGAAATTCTGCAAGAAGTATAA
- a CDS encoding Crp/Fnr family transcriptional regulator yields MEIMLKKFCKKYKLPEKSLFELLSHMEEISFSKGELIIEKGERNSNFYLIKKGIWRAYYLADRTENSLWFATPGDAAFSSWGYVDDKPSQVNIESVNDSTAYCISKAKLEALFAHSIEMANFGRKIFEREILSVDASTLAYGTPPTAKERYLTLMEENPELLQDVPLKYLASYLYITPQSLSRIRAGLREKEDVSK; encoded by the coding sequence ATGGAAATCATGCTAAAGAAATTCTGCAAGAAGTATAAATTACCCGAAAAAAGCCTGTTTGAGCTGTTGTCTCATATGGAAGAAATATCCTTTTCCAAAGGAGAGCTTATAATAGAGAAGGGAGAACGGAATTCTAATTTCTACCTTATAAAGAAAGGTATATGGCGGGCATACTACCTGGCGGACAGAACAGAAAACTCCTTATGGTTTGCCACTCCCGGCGATGCCGCATTTTCTTCATGGGGGTATGTGGACGACAAACCTTCTCAGGTCAATATCGAGTCTGTAAACGACAGTACAGCCTATTGCATCAGTAAAGCCAAATTAGAGGCTCTGTTTGCACACTCTATCGAAATGGCAAACTTCGGCAGAAAGATTTTTGAACGTGAAATTTTGTCAGTGGACGCTTCGACACTGGCTTATGGGACACCACCCACCGCCAAAGAGCGTTATCTGACATTAATGGAAGAGAATCCGGAACTATTGCAGGATGTACCACTGAAATACTTGGCCTCATACCTGTATATCACTCCGCAATCATTAAGCCGCATACGTGCCGGACTGAGGGAAAAAGAGGATGTGTCAAAATAA
- a CDS encoding META domain-containing protein, producing MKKVFVSLCMAATVAGLSSCASTKNAATLSSLSGEWNIIEINGSAVVPAPNQEFPFIGFDTKTGQVYGNSGCNRLMGSFDVNAKPGQIDLGALGSTRMMCPDMTVEKNVLAALGQVKKYKQLGKENMALCASSNRPVIVLQKKEASAKLADLNGKWMISEAGGETIPSGMEKQPFIEFNIAEKTLHGTAGCNVINGSFNVDDANPVAISFPQVISTMMACSDMEVESRVLKALNSVQSFGKLAGGGMGFYDADNNLVMVLVKK from the coding sequence ATGAAGAAAGTATTTGTTTCCCTTTGTATGGCGGCTACTGTGGCAGGGCTGTCATCTTGCGCTTCGACTAAAAATGCCGCAACGCTCTCTTCCTTGAGTGGTGAGTGGAATATTATTGAAATAAACGGCAGTGCGGTTGTACCTGCTCCGAATCAGGAATTTCCTTTTATCGGTTTTGATACAAAGACCGGACAGGTATATGGCAACAGTGGCTGTAACCGTCTGATGGGTTCGTTCGATGTGAACGCCAAACCCGGACAGATAGACCTTGGCGCATTGGGAAGTACCCGTATGATGTGTCCGGATATGACAGTGGAGAAAAACGTGCTGGCTGCTTTAGGACAGGTAAAGAAGTATAAGCAACTGGGCAAGGAGAATATGGCATTATGCGCTTCTTCCAATCGTCCTGTCATTGTGTTGCAGAAAAAAGAAGCTTCTGCTAAGTTGGCCGATTTGAACGGCAAATGGATGATTAGCGAGGCCGGTGGAGAGACCATCCCGTCGGGAATGGAAAAGCAGCCGTTCATCGAGTTCAATATTGCAGAAAAAACTCTGCATGGTACTGCCGGATGTAATGTCATTAACGGTTCATTTAATGTGGATGATGCAAATCCGGTAGCCATATCTTTCCCGCAGGTTATCAGTACCATGATGGCATGTTCCGATATGGAAGTGGAGAGCCGTGTGTTGAAAGCATTGAATTCCGTTCAGTCTTTCGGTAAGCTGGCAGGCGGCGGTATGGGCTTTTATGATGCGGACAACAATCTGGTAATGGTATTGGTGAAGAAATAA